In Iodobacter fluviatilis, the DNA window TTGGATTGCTTCAACATGGCCTTCTACGGCCCTCAGCGTTAGTACCCCGTCTGCATCCGGGCCGGATGCCAGAATGCGCGCGGCAATATAGCCTTTTTGCACGTAGAGCGTGGTGAGCGCCTGAATAAAGCGGTTGATATCCTGATTGCTCAGGCATTCGGCATTGGGCCGCTCTAGCGCATTCACTTCTGCATGGCTTAGCAGTGAAATACCCGCTAGTTTCAGCCCTTTGATGGCAAGGCAATCGAATTCCTGCATGGTGGAGGCGGGAGTATCTGGTAGGGGGCTGTCGTCATTTTTAAGCTGACGCATGCGGTGATCATTCACAATGCTGCGAAACCGATCCGCGTTTTCTTGCATCATGCGGCGGGATTGCTCTTCCACCGATTGCTGCATGATATGCACCGGCTTCGTATCTGCAGCTGCGCCTGCCACGCTAAAGCCGGCAAGCAGGGCAGATAAAAGAGTGCGTTGAGGATTCGTCAATGTGGGCTCTTTGCTGATTGATTCATTTTCCTTTTTTAAACTAGGCAAGTTGTAAATGAATGTCTGTACTTCATAGTGCTTAGTGGAAGATGCTAGGTGCTGCGTATTGCATGGCTGAGCAGGGGATGGGGTTTTAATCAGAAGGGGTGCGAAATGCTGTGCAGTATTGATATCAGCTAGGTTTAACGGCCAAACTTGCATGTTTTACTGGGAACCCCTTCTTAGTAAGGGATGCCCAGCTGAGCGTGAATGAAAAATCAGGCCTGCCTATGGCGCAATATGATTTTTATACAATTTATTGTATTCAGATTCACCAAAGTATTTAATATATTCCTGCGTGGCAAAGGCATCCATGGTGCCGGAAATATAATCAGTAATCAGGCGGATTCTGTTTTCCTTGCCCACGCGGTAGCGTAATTCGGCGGGGAATAATTGCAAGTCCGGATTATATTGCTCATCCGAGTAAACCTGAAACAAGCCACGAATGATATTTTCACCGCGTTTTTCATACTGCAGAATGCTTTTCTTTTTAAGTATCATTTTAGATAAAACATTCTTCAGGCCTGCTGCTAGCTTGGCGTGGTGCTGATAGCCAATTTCCTCTACACCATTATTGTTTACCACGGCAATATCTTTACACAGTGTGTTGATAATGGTGGATGTCAGTTCTTTAATAAAGATATAAGAGAATTCTTCTGAGGTGCGCATTAAATAAGCGTCCCCAGCTTCTTTCTGGCAGGATTCAATAATATCTTTAAATGTGTCATAGGCATCGCTGTATTTTTCGCTGATTTTAAAAGCGTAAAGCAGCTCACCCATATCCACCATATCGGCATTAATAGCGTCTTCTAAATCATGCGCAGCATAGGCAATTTCATCTGCAATATCCATAATTTGCGCATCTATGCTTTTGGTATCGGTAATATTATTCTTATCTAATTGCTCTTTTAAAAAACTGTAATTATCATCGTAAAGAAATTTATTCGGGTTTTCTGCCGATGTATGAAAGTATTTAATCGTGCCCCAAATCGTGCGTAGGGTTAAATTCAGGCCGGAGTAATGAATACTTTTGGTTTCTAAATTGTGCACAATTCTGAATGCCTGGGCATTGCCTTCATAGCCGCCCACATCTTTCGCCAGCAAATGCAAAACCCGCTCGCCATGGTGGCCAAATGGCGGGTTGCCAATATCATGGATCAGCGCGCAGGTTTCGGTAACGGCGGGGTGCTTCAGGCCTAAATCCATGGCAATGCTGCGGGCAATCTGTGCCACTTCTAAGCTGTGTGTCAGTCGGTTGCGGCTGAATTTAGTGTTGTTTACGCTGAGCAGCTGCATCTTGCCTTGCAGGCGTCGGAAAGATGAGCAATACAAAACGCGGGCGTAATCGCGCATATAGTTATCGCGGTCCCGGCCATCCATGCTTTTTTCGGCGTGGAAACGGTAAGCTAATTTTTCGGCTTCATTCTCTTTATGCTGAGCAAATTCCAGTGTTTCGGCTGAGTACATGGGGTTCCTGTTTTTAATCCTTTGTGAGGCATTCACAGCATTAGGTGATCTGCACTGGAGAGGGAAAATGCCCGGCTACGCCAACAGCATTTATCCATTCAGAATGATGCGTTTAAAGATGCTTTTATCTTGCAACAATGTGTTAATAAAATCCATCAGTAAATGATGGCTCAGGCCGGGGGATTCCAGGTCACTATCATCAAACCAATCTTCTGTTGCTTCTAAATGCGGGCCAATGACGCCCACTTTGCCGTGGCCGTACTTATTAATTAACGCGGCACCATTGCCGGTTTTTGTATATATAGCCCAAATATCAGCATTGGGAAGGTGTTTTAAATTGAATGCAGGGCCGGATTGAAAGTAAACGGATCGTTTTTTGTTTTTCCATTTTATTCTTTCAATTTTAGAATCCGGATCTTCCTGCTCTTCATCAACCGTGGTGGGCAATAAGCTGAAAGATTTAATCGTTTCTTTATCAACAATATGTCGGCCAGCTAGATAACCACCAGAGCATATTCCTAAATATTTACCGCCATTAAATACATAACTTTTTAGATTTTTTATTTCATTTTTACTTAAAGCGTTGATGACTTCACTTGCATCATCGCTGCCGCCCGGTTGTACATACATCGCTGTTTTTTTAAAGTTTTTTTTAGTCAGCTGGCCGGGCTTTATATATTGAGTATTAAAACCGGCTTTTGTTAATAAGCTGCTAATGGCTTCTGGGCATCCTTGGCAGGTGCCCGGGCCCTTATAGATAAGTATTTTTTGGGCTTGCGGGGATTGCGCTATTGCACCTGATGACATGGCCACAGTAATCATAAGAATGAATAAATTTATTTTAAGCACAATTAAATCCCTGTCATTGGAGATTCTTACAAGAAACATTAAAAACCAGTGATTTTTTTACTTCAATCTGAATTAGCCAGCAGCCTACTGCAGAAACGTGACACTGTCATTGGTGAAATTTGACGTTTTTTGTGGGCGGGGCAGCTTAGCCCTGTGTACCTTTATCTGTGCTTGCCTGTGTCTTTGTTTCACTGTCGTTCCACCGTATAAAGTGGCTTTTGCTGATTGGATTTGTGCCATGTCTGCCAAGCCTGTTAAAGCCATGCCCATACAATTTTATCCGCGCCTGACTAAGGGGCGGTTTAATAATTGGCGGGTGCTGATGATTGTGATTACCCAACTGATTTTCTTTGGCCTGCCTTGGCTTAACTGGCAGGGGCAGCAGGCGGTTTGGTTTGATCTGGCGCGGCAGCAGTTTTTTGTGTTTGGCTTCAATTTCTGGCCGCAGGATTTTATTTATTTAATGGCGCTGATGATGGCGGGGGCGTTTGCGCTGTTTTTCTGGAGCACGCTTTCCGGGCGTATCTGGTGTGGCTATGCCTGCCCGCAAACGGTGTATTCCACCATTATGTTGTGGATTGATCGCCTGACCGAAGGCAGCCACACGCAGCGGGCCAAGCTGGATGCAGCGCCTTGGTCGCTAGAAAAAGTGCTGCGAAAATCTAGCAAGCACGCGCTGATGCTGCTGTTCTGCTTTTGGACCGGCTTTAGTTTTGTGGGCTATTTCAGCCCGATCCGCGATATGGCGGGCGCTTTGCCAAGCTTGTCTTTTGGGCCCATCGAATGGTTATGGATTTTTAGCTATGGCAGCTTTACCTATGTGCTGGCGGGCTTGCTGCGTGAGCAGGTGTGTAAGCATATGTGCCCCTATGCGCGGTTTCAAAGTGCAATGTTTGATCAGCAAACCTTGGTGGTGGCTTACGATGCCGTGCGTGGCGAGCCGCGTGGTGCTCAACATAAAGAATCCGCGCCACAGGGCGATTGTGTGAACTGCAATATCTGTGTGCAGGTTTGCCCGGTAGGCATTGATATCCGTAAGGGGCTGCAATACGAGTGCATCGGTTGCGCCGCCTGTATTGATGCCTGTGATGTGGTGATGGATAAAATCGAAAAACCACGCGGCCTGATCCGTTTTACCAATGAGCAAAATATGCAAAAGCCCGGCGCGGTGGGCTTAAGCTGGCAGCATCTGCTGCGCCCTAAGGCGGCACTTTATGGCCTAGCTGTGGTGGTGGTATTGGGCTTGACCAGTGTTTCGCTGATGCAGCGCCAGCCGCTCAAATTAGATATCGCCAGAGACAGAAATATCCTCGCCCGAGAAACAGACCGGGGCTGGCTGGAAAACAGCTACACCCTGCAACTGGGCAACAGCTCGGCCAGCGAGCAGCATTTAGAGCTAACGGTAGAGGGCTTGCCCGGCGTAGAAATCTACAGCGACGAGCCAGTGATTGCTCTGCCCGCAGGCAGCAACCGGCAGATTACGGTAAGGCTGGAAGTCGCTAAATCTAGCGGCAGTGTGCCTATCGTCTTTACCGCCCAAAGCCGCAACCACCCCGCGTGGAAAGTTAGCGCCCCAAGCAGTTTTCTGGCTGTAAATTGAAGCCTGATTTACCAATGCTTTACACTATGGCTGAGCGGCCTGTCAGGCCGCAATCCAGCCCTGAGTGTATGAGCAAATTTCAGCAATTAATCGACTTCTTTACCCTTGCTATTGATAGGGGGGATTACCAGCTTGGTGACAAGCTGCCTTCTTTGCGCTCGGTGTGCCAAACGCATCAAGTGAGCATGACCACCGCCAAAAAAGCGTTTTATGAGCTAGAGCGGCTGGCCTATGTAGAGGCCGAGCCACGGGCGGCTTTCAGGGTGATTGTGGCGGGGCAAGGTAAAAAGGTCGATGCGCTGGCCGCTGGCGAGTTTGATCCGCTTTGCCTGTTAGAAAACGTTGCCTTGCCTTGGGGCTCGCCCTTTATCAATGCCGAGCTGCTTGATACCCGCGCCTTGAATCGGGAATTAATGCGGGCCATGGCGTCTTATCCAGAAGCGCTTAATCATCAGCCCATGCTTGGGCTAGATCAGCTACGCCGCCAGATTGCCCGCATGTATCACAGCGAAGGCGTGCATTTGCATTGGGAAAACCTGATCGTTACCTGTGGCGGTATGGAAGCCTTGTCGCTGGCGATTCAAGCCGTAGTGCAAGGAATTAGTAAGCCCTGCCTTGCCGTGGTCACACCTGCATTCCCCGGCGTGCTTAGCCTGATTCGTCAGCTAGGAATCAGCGTCGTTGAAGTCGCTTCCGAGCCTTACTTAGATCTGCCCGCGCTTGGGGCGCTCTTGCAAGAGCAAGCCATTACCGCCTTGCTGGTGATGCCTAATTTTCAGCATCCAAGCGGGCGCTGCATGCCCGAGGCAGATAAACAAGCGCTGCTCGACTTAGCCTATCAACACCAGCTGGCGATTATCGAAGACGATACCTATCGCGCCCTGCACTTTGCCGATAAAGCCCCCTTGCCGCTTAAAGCTTACGACAGGCTGGGCCTAGTGCTGCATTGCTGCTCATTCAGCAAAACCATCGCCCCCGGTTATCGGGTTGGCTGGATAGAGCCAGGCCGCTGGAGCGATCGCATCCGCGCCCTCAAGTTTTGCAGCTCACTCAGCTCGCCACTCCCCAGCCAACTGGCACTGGCCGCCTTACTCGCAGGCGATTTACATACCCGCAGCATCGCCAAACTCCGAGCCGAATTACAAAAACGTACCGACTCCATGCGCACCGACATCCTCGCCTGCTTTCCAGCTGGCACCCAGGTAGAAATCCCCGTCGGCGGCTACCTGCTATGGATCACCCTGCCGCAAGCCATAGACCTGAGCGCCCTGTTAAAAAAAGCCCTAGCCAAAGGAATCCACTTCGCCCCCGGCTGGCTCTGTTATCCCCAAGGTGGCCCGATGTGTAAGCAAATACGCCTGAATGCTAGTTTTTATTTGGGGCAGAGGGAGGAACTGGGGTGGTTGGGGGAGGGGGTGTTGATTGCGTGAAGTTGCTCTATTGTTTGTTAGTACAGGTAGCTTAGGCTAGTGATTTACCAGCCCAAAGTTGTTCTGCGCATTGAAATGTTGGGCTGATAAAACTTTGGCCCAGGCTACCGCGCTAATACTGCCAATTAGAGTGAAGGCTCTTAATCATATTTGGAGGAAGAAAACTACCAAGCACAATAAGTTTGCATTCGAGATCTGATTCAGCATACATATGAGTTGATCCTTCTAATGCTACTTTTAGATATGGCTTGCTTTCGTTAACTTTATTTGATGGAGTTGTTACCCATTTCCCTTTTTTAAATTGGCGATATTCTGCACAATTGTTATCTGAATCACATGTCCATTTTGGTGTGGCTTTAATTTTATTAAGTTGTTCCAGTATTTCTTTTTTTGAATTTTTTGATGAAAATCGCCATTCGTAGAATTCTTCTTTTCCATTTTGGACATAATGGTTCTTTGTGCTTTTAAAATGTTTTTCTGTATAGATAAGAGCAGATATTGGCCCTGTTAATGGCAGCTCCGGCGTAAATCCAGCACGTCGTGTTATTTCACTTATACCTTCGCCAAGCTCCCCTAAATCTTTTGCTGCATCGTGAGGGGCTCCAAGCTCGAAAGTTGCAAGGTCGCCGTTAGTAACCAGCTTGGCACCATTTGCTGCATCTGGATTCTTTGCTAAATACTGGCTAAAACTATCGTCACATTTCAGGAAGTTTTGCAGCAGCTCATATTCAGAGGCAATAGCGTGTGCGCTAAGGCTGATTAATAGTAAAGGGATGAACTTCATTTTTTTATCCTTGGTTTGATGGGGTAATGTGGTTTTAATTAATAATCCGGCAATTTTTATTAGGTTAAATTTTGATCAGCCCAACAATTTAAAGCTCAGAATGGTTTTTAACAGGAAAATATCGAGCCCAACATATCGCTTTCTTTAATTGTTTTTTAAAACTTTTTTTGCAGCTTTAATATAGGTTGATCTGCGGCTTATTGCTTTCCATTTGCCTGGCACATAGCGCATATATCCAAGCCACCTGTTTGTAATCGGGTCACCATGCAGGTATTGAATGATGGTCTCTAAATGTTCTTTATTCCAACCCCAAATATGATCCAGACCAACAGAGGCGGAATAGTAAGGCGGGCCAATCTGAACCACCTCAAAATAATTCAAATTCTTTTTAGAAAAATGACATTTGTTGCATTTTGCAGTGAATGATCTGTCCTCTGCTGTTCGTAGCCACCACCCTTCCGGGGTATCTGAATAGCCTTCTGAATTTACCGGGTGAGTGCAGGTAATTAACCCCCCACACTTGCACGCCAGTTCAATTAGCGGAGGAATGCGTGGGTGTGAGTAAGGTGCTGGATGTGTGCGTTTACCAAGCATTTTGACCTTTAACGGAAAAGTTAAGCCACGCCACTGCACAGCTTCGGTTTGTTAGCTTAAGCGCCAGATTAGGTATTAAGGGGCGGCGGATTAGTTTTGATAATATGCACAACTTTCAGGGATTGTGCATCCATAAACATGAAACACCTGCCGTATCGCTCTTTTTGCCAAAGTTATCAAAGACGTTTTGCCCAAAGGGAGTAATTAGTACAGTAGCTTTGGCTAAAGCTGTATTAGCTAAACATTGTATTTTGCAGATAAAACGTTGGGTTACGCCAAAGGTGCAGCGCTTTTGTCTAACCCACCCTACGAAACCATGTGATATTTGTTTTTGATATGTTTTTAAAATGAACTAGACGAATCTTTACTATTAGTCGCGATGATTGCACTGGGCTTTTAAGACTCCCCTTGAAGCACGCCGAGGCGAGGAACAAGCGGGCGGGGTTTCTTTGATACCTGTCTGAGCGAAGTGAGTTCCGCAGCTGCCGCTGTCCGCAGTAAGGGGCCTTCGTGCTGGTCGGGGCGGCCTTCTTTAGCTTCGTTTCTTGGCCGTATAAGACAGGAAGTCCCTCACGGTGGCTACCGCACCTAAATCAACGTGCTGAAGGAATAAGGTATCAGCTTTAGACTATTTGTGTTTCTATTGTATGGTCTGGATGTTTGTCGAGTGTGCGTCTATCAGGTTATTACCTCGGACAGGAGCTTGTAAAATGATGTTTTTAACCTCGCTAAGGGCGATCGTTGTTGCTGTAGTTTTGATTACCCCTTCCGTTTTCGGGGCAGAGCCTGCGCTCTTAGCTCGTACGCCATATTTGTCCGCTCCGGCTAACTTTACCTTGCCATTTTATTTATTTAACGGCCACATCTTGATCGATGGCGTGGTTAATGGCAGGGAAGGGAAGCTGATGTTTGATACGGGAACTGAATTCCCGTTTTTTTTGAATAATCACTATTTACCCTTGGGCAAAGATAAAAAAATTGGTGAGGGCCAGACCGCTTCAGGGCAGAAGATGGTGTTGTATCAACAACATCAGCCGATTAATAAAATAGATCTTGCAGGGCAGATGCAGCTTAAAAACGTACCCGCTGTTTTACACACGGATTGGCGTTTTATTGAGCAGGCTTACACGCCATATTTTTTGGGCAGCATTGGCCATGGGTTTAATCGCAATTATTTATTTGTGATTGATTATGAAGCGCAGACGCTTGCATTTCACGCGTTTAATCAGGATAAAGCCCTGCTCGCCAGTGTGGTTGATCCGGCGCGGGTTGTCGCCACCTTTGAATTTACCCCGACTGGCGTCGATGGAAAAATGCCGGAAGTCGTGCTGCACATTGGCGATCACAATATAAAAGCATCGTTTGATACCGGCAATATTGGGAGTTTGCAGCTGACTGAAGCCATGAAAAACGCGCTGCTTACCAGCGGTGAGTTGAAGCTTCAGCTTAGAGAGTTCACCTACGGCCTGCGCGAGCCGCATATGAGTGCAAATTTGCAGGGGCTTTATGAGGGTTCTACCGCTTTAGCAGGGGCTTGTAATCTGACTTTTAAAATTGGTAAAACGAATCAGATAGGATTAGGTTATCACTTTTTAAAAAACTATATTTCGGTTTGGGATTACCAAAACAGCAGGCTAACGCTACTAAAGCCTTAGAGGATGATGCTGTTCTCTAGATTATTCCCCCTCCCCAAACTGGCATCCAAAGTCAGTTTCAGGCAGACTGCCTGTTCCATTCCTGATTCCCCCGAAGTGACCCCAGCGTGAACAAATACAGCCAGATTTTCGCCGATATCGTTGCGGATATTGATAATCAGCGTTTGCAAAAAGGCGAGCGGATTCCTTCTGAATCTGAGCTGATGGATAGCTATGCGGCAAGCAGAGGTACGGTGCGTAAGGCGGTGGATCAGTTGCAGGAGCGTGGCTATGTGCAAAAAATCCACGGCAAGGGGGTGTTTGTCTTAAAGCCGGGCAATATCGAATTTCAACTCAGCGGTATTGTTAGCTTTAAAGAATCTTACGAGCGCCTAGGGCGGGCGGTGACGACGCAGATTGCTGATTTTCAATTGATTAGCGCAGATAAATTGCAGGCTAAGCTTTTGCAAGTGCCGGAAAAAACCGAGCTAGTGCGGATTAAACGGGTGCGTAATATCGATGGAGAGAATGTGATTCTGGATATTAATTATTTTGTCGCTGGGATGATACCCGGTCTTACGCCGCAAATTGCGCAGAATTCGATTTATGAATATATAGAGAAAGTGCTTAAGCTAAATATCTGCTATGCCCAGCGGGTATTTGAAGCCCAGCCCTGTATTGAGGACGATCGCCGCTATTTAGATTTAAATGGCATGGATCATGTGATTGTGGTGAAAAACCACACCCATTTCTATGATGGCCGCCAGTTTGAATACACTGAATCCCGGCACCGGCTGGATAAGTTTTTTTTCTCGGATATTGCGCGGCGTTGATCCTAGTGCGCTAGCTATTGCGTGCATATCGATCTGTATCACTTTTCTTGTTACTTCAGTGCTATAGCTTCCTCTTTTGTAAAAGGCGGATTTGTCTTTGTTTGGCTTGGCGTATTTTTGTAAAGATATGCCGTGCCAAATCCCCCCTTCCCCCTCTTTTTCAAAGGGGGGAATAAAGGCATCAAACGTCATTTCATTGCTGTAGCTTCCCCCTTTGTAAAAGGGGATTGAGGTGGATTTGCTTTTGAGTTGGCTTGGGGCTTTTTTGTAAAGATATGCCGTGCCAAATCCCCCCTTGCCCCCTTTTTCAAAGGGGGGGAATAAAGGCATCAAACGTCATTTCATTGCTGTAGCTTCCCCCTTTGTAAAAGGGGATTGAGGTGGATTTGCTTTTGAGTTGGCTTGGGGCTTTTTTGTAAAGATATGCCGTGCCAAATCCCCCCTTGCCCCCCTTTTTCAAAGGGGGGGGAATAAAGGCATCAAACGTCATTTCATCGCTGTAGCTTCCCCCTTTGGAAAAGGGGGATTGAGGGGGATTTGCCTTTGTGTGGCTTGAGACCTTTTATCTCCCCCGCTTTGGCAATAGCAATAAAGGCGCAGCAATACCAAAGGCTAGCGCTAATACAATCATGATGGCTTTTACGCCGTGCACACCGGCGGCCACTAATAAAGCAGTGCCGTCTGCTTCTGCCGACATGGTGGCGATGCCTAATAAGGCTTGTACGGATTGGTACATTGATTTGCCGGGTATCATCGGAATGGCGGCGCTAATGGCGTAAATCACGCCGGGCTGATTGTGGCGGTCTGCCCAAAGCTCGGCCACGATGCCAATTAATAGTGCCGCCAATAGCGTGCCAAATACAATATCACCATCCATGGTTAATACCAGCTTACGTACGGCATGGCCGGATACGGCCAGAATGCCGCACATCCATAATGCTTTGGGCGGCACATTAAATAAAAGTGCAAAGCCTAATGCGGCAGGCGCTGCCATCAGCTCGATTAACCAAGTTGTAGACATTTAGATTCCTAATATACGCAGTGCAAGGCTAATGCCAATGGCAATGCCCAGAACAATAACGGCGCTCATGGTAAATCTGACAATGCCATTTAAATAATTGGCATTCAGTAAATCAGATGCGCCATTAATCAAGGGCACGCCAGGAATTAAAAATAAGACCGAGGCGGCCATGGCCGTATCGGGCGTGCTGGTGAAATCTCTTAATAAGCCGGTGCAAAGCAGGGCGACAAAGCTGGCCACGCTGGCAAATACAAAGGGCTTGAAGTGCTGTAATACCAGTTGAAATCGCACCGCCATTCCCATCGTTGCGCCCAAGGTGGTAATCAAAATAGCCGCTATATCTCCGCCAAATAAAGCTGCAAATGCGCCGCAGGATAAACCCACAAATAAAGTCACCACGCTGCGCGGGTAATGGCCTTTGGCTTGAGCGATTAAATCTAAAGCGGCATGGGCCGCATCGGCATCAAGCTGGCCTTGCTCTAATGCGAATAGCCAGCCATCCAGTGAAGTCAGTAGTGAAAAATTCACCCCCATATGCGGCGCTTTTCTAAAGCCGGTTTCCCTCTCGTGCTCCCGCTCAATGGTGGCGCCAATATTGGTGGATGAAATAATCACCTCTACCTGCACCGCGCCCAGCGCCTTGGCCGTGCGCTGAATAATCAGCGAGGTGCGATGCGTGCCTGCCCCGGATTGATGGGCAAGCAGGCCTGCTTTTAAGGCCAGCGTCAGAATATCGGTCAGTGCGTAGATGGCTTTCATAGGCTCCGCGCAAGGGCAGGCAAACGTCAACAGAGCTTTCATCATAAAGTAATTACATTGGAATGCTTTATCCACGATCAAGCTGGCTTTAAAACAGGCTGTTTTATGCTTGCACCTGTGGTTTATTGGCCCGCTGCGCCGAGCGCTGATGCGTGTTTCTAAGCTTCTTCTGCTCTGAATTACCCGCCAGACATGCCATTTAACCTAGGGTTTTCTATCAATACGGAGGCTTGCTGTGTTTGATTTAGCTTAATAGTCAGTGAATTTAAGTACTTAACTGGTACATACGAGTATTGACACAACTCGTCTGTACGAGTTAAATGTGTCGCTGTGAATATTACACAAAGAGGCAGACAGATGAGCTACGACTACCGGCAGATTGCACAGCAGATCCTCGATTCCATAGGCGGGGCAGAAAATATCGAGCAGGCGGCGCACTGTATTACGCGGCTGCGCATTGCTTTAAAAGACGAAGGCAAAATTAAGCACGAGCAGCTCAAAGGCGTCGAGCTGGTGAAAGGCCAGTTCAGCAATGGTGGCGTGTTTCAGATTGTGATTGGCTCGGGCGATGTGGATCGGGTTTATGCCCAGCTGATCGATCTGGCAGGCAGAAGCGCCGCCACCGTGGCGGATGTAAAAGGCAAGGGCGACAATAAACTCAACCCCTTGCAGCGCCTCGTTAAGATTTTCTCAGATGTGTTTATGCCGATTCTGCCCGCGATTATTGTCGCTGGCCTCTTAATGGGGATAAACAATCTGCTCGGTGCTAAGGATATGTTTATCCCCGGCAAAAGCTTGCTGGATGCGTATCCCGGCCTAAGCGGGCTGTGGCAGTTGGTTAATATGATGGCCAATACCTCCTTTGTATTCTTACCTGCCCTAGTGGGCTGGTCGGCGGCTAAGCGTTTTGGCGGCAGCGAAGTCTTAGGCATCGTGCTGGGCTTGTTGCTGGTGCATCCCGATTTACTCAATGCATGGAATTACGGCAAGGCCGCAGCCGGGCTTGATGGCCAGGCGATTCCTTACTTCGATATTCTGGGCCTGTTTAAGATTGAGCGCGTGGGTTATCAGGGGCAGATATTGCCGATCTTGGCCGCCACTTGGGTGATGAGTCAGGTAGAAATCTGGTTGAAAGCGCGCGTGCCTAATGCGATTCAACTGCTTGTTGTGCCGATTACCACCATCGTAGTCAGTGGCGTGCTAGCGCTGGCGGTAATTGGGCCAGTAGCGCGTGGCCTTGGCGTGTTGATTACCCAAGGCTTGGTGCATATTTTTGAAGTAGCCCCAGTGCTGGGCGCGGCGATTTTTGGTGCGCTCTATGCGCCGCTGGTGATTACCGGCATGCACCATATGTTTATTGCGGTGGATTTACAGCTGATTACCAGCCACGGCGGCACTTTTATCTGGCCGATTATTGCGCTATCTAATATTGCTCAGGGTAGTGCGGCT includes these proteins:
- a CDS encoding deoxyguanosinetriphosphate triphosphohydrolase family protein, whose product is MYSAETLEFAQHKENEAEKLAYRFHAEKSMDGRDRDNYMRDYARVLYCSSFRRLQGKMQLLSVNNTKFSRNRLTHSLEVAQIARSIAMDLGLKHPAVTETCALIHDIGNPPFGHHGERVLHLLAKDVGGYEGNAQAFRIVHNLETKSIHYSGLNLTLRTIWGTIKYFHTSAENPNKFLYDDNYSFLKEQLDKNNITDTKSIDAQIMDIADEIAYAAHDLEDAINADMVDMGELLYAFKISEKYSDAYDTFKDIIESCQKEAGDAYLMRTSEEFSYIFIKELTSTIINTLCKDIAVVNNNGVEEIGYQHHAKLAAGLKNVLSKMILKKKSILQYEKRGENIIRGLFQVYSDEQYNPDLQLFPAELRYRVGKENRIRLITDYISGTMDAFATQEYIKYFGESEYNKLYKNHIAP
- a CDS encoding BPL-N domain-containing protein, coding for MLKINLFILMITVAMSSGAIAQSPQAQKILIYKGPGTCQGCPEAISSLLTKAGFNTQYIKPGQLTKKNFKKTAMYVQPGGSDDASEVINALSKNEIKNLKSYVFNGGKYLGICSGGYLAGRHIVDKETIKSFSLLPTTVDEEQEDPDSKIERIKWKNKKRSVYFQSGPAFNLKHLPNADIWAIYTKTGNGAALINKYGHGKVGVIGPHLEATEDWFDDSDLESPGLSHHLLMDFINTLLQDKSIFKRIILNG
- the ccoG gene encoding cytochrome c oxidase accessory protein CcoG, whose product is MSAKPVKAMPIQFYPRLTKGRFNNWRVLMIVITQLIFFGLPWLNWQGQQAVWFDLARQQFFVFGFNFWPQDFIYLMALMMAGAFALFFWSTLSGRIWCGYACPQTVYSTIMLWIDRLTEGSHTQRAKLDAAPWSLEKVLRKSSKHALMLLFCFWTGFSFVGYFSPIRDMAGALPSLSFGPIEWLWIFSYGSFTYVLAGLLREQVCKHMCPYARFQSAMFDQQTLVVAYDAVRGEPRGAQHKESAPQGDCVNCNICVQVCPVGIDIRKGLQYECIGCAACIDACDVVMDKIEKPRGLIRFTNEQNMQKPGAVGLSWQHLLRPKAALYGLAVVVVLGLTSVSLMQRQPLKLDIARDRNILARETDRGWLENSYTLQLGNSSASEQHLELTVEGLPGVEIYSDEPVIALPAGSNRQITVRLEVAKSSGSVPIVFTAQSRNHPAWKVSAPSSFLAVN
- a CDS encoding aminotransferase-like domain-containing protein, which gives rise to MLYTMAERPVRPQSSPECMSKFQQLIDFFTLAIDRGDYQLGDKLPSLRSVCQTHQVSMTTAKKAFYELERLAYVEAEPRAAFRVIVAGQGKKVDALAAGEFDPLCLLENVALPWGSPFINAELLDTRALNRELMRAMASYPEALNHQPMLGLDQLRRQIARMYHSEGVHLHWENLIVTCGGMEALSLAIQAVVQGISKPCLAVVTPAFPGVLSLIRQLGISVVEVASEPYLDLPALGALLQEQAITALLVMPNFQHPSGRCMPEADKQALLDLAYQHQLAIIEDDTYRALHFADKAPLPLKAYDRLGLVLHCCSFSKTIAPGYRVGWIEPGRWSDRIRALKFCSSLSSPLPSQLALAALLAGDLHTRSIAKLRAELQKRTDSMRTDILACFPAGTQVEIPVGGYLLWITLPQAIDLSALLKKALAKGIHFAPGWLCYPQGGPMCKQIRLNASFYLGQREELGWLGEGVLIA
- the treR gene encoding trehalose operon repressor encodes the protein MNKYSQIFADIVADIDNQRLQKGERIPSESELMDSYAASRGTVRKAVDQLQERGYVQKIHGKGVFVLKPGNIEFQLSGIVSFKESYERLGRAVTTQIADFQLISADKLQAKLLQVPEKTELVRIKRVRNIDGENVILDINYFVAGMIPGLTPQIAQNSIYEYIEKVLKLNICYAQRVFEAQPCIEDDRRYLDLNGMDHVIVVKNHTHFYDGRQFEYTESRHRLDKFFFSDIARR
- a CDS encoding threonine/serine exporter family protein, translating into MSTTWLIELMAAPAALGFALLFNVPPKALWMCGILAVSGHAVRKLVLTMDGDIVFGTLLAALLIGIVAELWADRHNQPGVIYAISAAIPMIPGKSMYQSVQALLGIATMSAEADGTALLVAAGVHGVKAIMIVLALAFGIAAPLLLLPKRGR
- a CDS encoding threonine/serine ThrE exporter family protein — protein: MKAIYALTDILTLALKAGLLAHQSGAGTHRTSLIIQRTAKALGAVQVEVIISSTNIGATIEREHERETGFRKAPHMGVNFSLLTSLDGWLFALEQGQLDADAAHAALDLIAQAKGHYPRSVVTLFVGLSCGAFAALFGGDIAAILITTLGATMGMAVRFQLVLQHFKPFVFASVASFVALLCTGLLRDFTSTPDTAMAASVLFLIPGVPLINGASDLLNANYLNGIVRFTMSAVIVLGIAIGISLALRILGI